A portion of the Achromobacter sp. MFA1 R4 genome contains these proteins:
- a CDS encoding thermonuclease family protein, with amino-acid sequence MRGKPPFRGGGKLTALVVALILAAAGALINWLQPQDPATQRPAGRAQAPASPAPGKAPGAAAGGVPQGSYTLTGTIVNVADGDTVTLRAPDGQRRIRMDSIDAPEEGHGADQPGQPDAEAARKHLASLVAGKTLTAQCYEQDQYGRDVCALILEDGRSANRVQVEAGYAWAYTARKGDYLRDKAMPDLQRQAKAAGRGLWARPDATQPWKWRYDCWRQRQCG; translated from the coding sequence GTGCGTGGCAAACCTCCCTTTCGCGGCGGCGGCAAGCTGACCGCCCTCGTCGTTGCCCTGATCCTCGCGGCGGCCGGCGCCCTCATCAACTGGCTGCAGCCGCAGGATCCCGCTACGCAGCGCCCGGCCGGGCGCGCGCAGGCGCCCGCGTCCCCGGCGCCGGGCAAAGCCCCGGGCGCGGCGGCGGGCGGGGTGCCGCAGGGCAGCTATACGCTCACCGGCACGATCGTCAACGTGGCGGACGGCGATACCGTGACGCTGCGCGCGCCGGACGGCCAGCGGCGCATCCGCATGGACAGCATCGACGCGCCCGAAGAAGGCCACGGCGCCGACCAGCCCGGCCAGCCCGACGCCGAGGCCGCGCGCAAGCACCTGGCCAGCCTCGTGGCCGGCAAGACGCTCACCGCCCAATGCTATGAACAGGACCAGTATGGCCGCGACGTCTGCGCGCTGATCCTGGAGGACGGCCGCTCCGCCAACCGGGTACAGGTCGAGGCCGGCTACGCCTGGGCCTACACGGCCCGCAAGGGTGATTATCTGCGCGACAAGGCCATGCCCGACCTGCAACGCCAGGCCAAGGCGGCCGGCCGCGGGCTGTGGGCGCGTCCGGACGCCACGCAGCCCTGGAAATGGCGCTATGACTGCTGGCGGCAGCGCCAATGCGGCTGA
- a CDS encoding ATP-dependent helicase, with protein MPDQAHLTESSDNERPAGRPAERPDPLADLNPAQREAAEFGVAGAPGDDGPLLVIAGAGSGKTNTLAHRVAHLILNGADPQRMLLLTFSRRAALEMERRVGSVLQRVMNLRSSQQAPSLPWAGTFHAIGARLLRDCAQRIGLSEAFTIHDRGDAEDLMGMVRHELGLSSTKSRFPLKGTCLAIYSRVVNSQTPVGDVLKTAFPWCAQWEDELKTLFRAYVAAKQDQQVLDYDDLLLYWSEMMSDPEIAGDVGARFDHVLVDEYQDTNRLQSAILLAMKPDGRGLTVVGDDAQSIYSFRAATVRNILDFPNQFPAPARVITLDRNYRSTQPILTASNAVIAQATERYAKDLWTDRKSSQLPELVTVSDEAGQARWVADQVLAQREGGATLKSQAALFRTASHSAALELELTRRNIPFVKFGGLRFLEAAHVKDLLSILRWAENPRGRMAGFRVAQLMPGIGPATAGKLMDAMSASAEPLRTLREFKPGAAAQEEWGAFADTYAALCDPTLKWPADVDLALRWYSGQLERLYDDARVRKTDLDQLVRIASGYPSRERFLTELTLDPPDATSDESGAPLRDEDYMILSTIHSAKGQEWKAVYVLNVVDGCIPSDMSTGTADEIEEERRLLYVAMTRARERLQLVVPQRFYVHQQTGMGDRHVYGSRTRFITNAMLPLFDHLPKLPDLPPGRAEPREPQAPRIDVAKRVRNLF; from the coding sequence ATGCCAGACCAAGCTCATCTCACCGAATCCTCCGACAACGAACGGCCCGCCGGCCGCCCGGCCGAACGTCCCGACCCGCTGGCCGACCTGAACCCCGCCCAGCGCGAGGCGGCCGAGTTCGGCGTGGCCGGCGCGCCGGGCGATGACGGCCCCTTGCTCGTGATCGCGGGGGCGGGGTCCGGCAAGACCAACACGCTGGCCCACCGCGTCGCGCACCTCATCCTGAACGGCGCGGATCCGCAGCGCATGCTGCTCCTGACCTTCTCGCGCCGCGCGGCGCTGGAAATGGAACGGCGCGTGGGCTCGGTGCTGCAGCGGGTGATGAACCTGCGGTCCTCGCAGCAGGCGCCGTCGCTGCCGTGGGCGGGCACCTTCCACGCGATCGGTGCGCGGCTGCTGCGCGATTGCGCGCAGCGCATCGGCCTGTCCGAGGCCTTCACCATCCACGACCGCGGCGACGCCGAGGACCTGATGGGCATGGTGCGCCATGAACTGGGGCTGTCCTCCACCAAGTCGCGCTTTCCGCTCAAGGGCACGTGCCTGGCCATCTATTCGCGGGTGGTGAACAGCCAGACGCCGGTGGGCGACGTGCTCAAGACCGCCTTTCCGTGGTGCGCCCAATGGGAAGACGAACTGAAGACCCTGTTCCGCGCGTACGTCGCGGCCAAGCAGGACCAGCAGGTGCTGGACTACGACGATCTGCTGCTCTATTGGTCCGAAATGATGTCGGACCCGGAAATCGCGGGCGACGTGGGCGCGCGCTTCGATCACGTCCTGGTGGACGAATACCAGGACACGAACCGCCTGCAGTCCGCCATCCTGCTGGCCATGAAGCCCGACGGCCGCGGCCTGACGGTGGTGGGCGACGATGCCCAGTCCATCTATTCCTTCCGCGCGGCCACGGTGCGCAACATCCTGGACTTTCCCAACCAGTTTCCCGCGCCCGCGCGCGTCATCACGCTGGATCGCAACTATCGCTCCACCCAGCCCATCCTGACCGCGTCCAACGCCGTGATCGCGCAGGCGACCGAACGCTACGCCAAGGACCTGTGGACCGACCGCAAATCCTCGCAGCTTCCCGAGCTGGTGACGGTCAGCGACGAAGCCGGGCAGGCGCGCTGGGTGGCCGACCAGGTGCTGGCCCAGCGCGAGGGCGGCGCCACGCTCAAGTCGCAGGCGGCGCTGTTTCGCACCGCCAGCCACAGCGCCGCGCTGGAACTGGAGCTGACCCGCCGCAACATCCCCTTCGTCAAGTTCGGCGGCTTGCGTTTCCTGGAAGCGGCGCACGTCAAGGACCTGCTGTCGATCCTGCGCTGGGCCGAGAACCCGCGCGGCCGCATGGCGGGCTTCCGGGTCGCGCAGCTGATGCCCGGCATCGGGCCGGCCACGGCCGGCAAGCTGATGGACGCGATGTCCGCGTCCGCCGAACCGCTGCGCACGCTGCGCGAATTCAAGCCGGGGGCGGCAGCCCAGGAAGAGTGGGGCGCGTTTGCCGACACGTACGCCGCGCTGTGCGACCCGACGTTGAAGTGGCCCGCCGACGTGGACCTGGCCTTGCGCTGGTACAGCGGCCAGCTCGAACGCCTGTACGACGATGCGCGGGTGCGCAAGACCGACCTGGACCAGCTCGTGCGCATCGCCTCGGGCTATCCGTCGCGCGAGCGCTTTCTGACCGAGCTGACGCTGGACCCGCCCGACGCCACCAGCGACGAATCCGGCGCACCGCTGCGCGACGAGGACTACATGATCCTGTCCACCATCCATTCCGCCAAGGGCCAGGAATGGAAGGCGGTCTACGTGCTGAACGTGGTGGACGGCTGCATTCCGTCCGACATGAGCACCGGCACCGCCGACGAGATCGAAGAAGAGCGCCGGCTGCTGTACGTGGCCATGACGCGGGCCAGGGAACGGCTGCAGCTGGTCGTGCCGCAGCGCTTCTACGTGCACCAGCAGACCGGCATGGGCGACCGCCACGTCTACGGGTCGCGCACGCGCTTCATCACCAACGCCATGCTGCCGCTCTTTGACCACCTGCCCAAGCTGCCCGACCTGCCCCCCGGGCGGGCCGAACCGCGCGAACCGCAGGCCCCGCGCATCGACGTGGCCAAACGGGTGCGCAACCTCTTCTGA
- a CDS encoding PLP-dependent aminotransferase family protein, translating into MRSIVGDLLLLRLADGASEPMNKRLYHGIREAILDGSIAADSRLPATRDLAAELGIARNTVVHVYSQLLAEGYTRSRQGNGTFVNASVPDSYLASGRRARQAQQAQARPALSPRGAAIVDGASASPYQWGAFMPGVPDLTEFPHKKFGRIHSALWRNPSPDLLTYSYGGGLPALREALAQHLALTRSIDCDPEQIIITEGSHQAIDLTTRILGEAGETAWVEDPGYWGARTILQANGLRTVHLPVDEEGMRLPDTPGTPPRFIFVTPSHQYPLGPVMSLTRRRQLLAVARQSASWIIEDDYDSEFRFSGRPIASLLGLEPDAPVIYMGTFSKTLYPGLRVGYLVLPKALTAAFQAAHAELYREGHLMTHAALATFISEGHYAAHIRRMRMLYGRRRAMLVNLIERRLGSDWLHRDASMAGLHLVLTLPPDMDDLRVVEVARSKGVLTRALSRYYVNDEGRRPGLLLGYACVPEHDIARKFEVLLESLAEVARKPALAAAMGATGV; encoded by the coding sequence TTGCGGTCCATCGTCGGTGATCTGCTGCTGCTGCGTCTGGCCGACGGCGCCAGCGAGCCCATGAACAAGCGGCTGTACCACGGCATCCGCGAAGCCATCCTGGATGGATCCATTGCCGCCGACTCGCGCCTGCCCGCCACGCGCGACCTCGCGGCCGAGCTGGGCATCGCCCGCAACACCGTCGTCCACGTCTACAGCCAGCTTCTGGCCGAAGGCTATACCCGCAGCCGGCAGGGCAACGGCACCTTCGTCAACGCGTCGGTGCCCGATTCCTACCTGGCCAGCGGCCGGCGCGCGCGCCAGGCGCAGCAGGCGCAGGCGCGTCCGGCCCTGTCGCCGCGCGGCGCGGCCATCGTGGACGGCGCGTCGGCCTCGCCCTACCAGTGGGGCGCCTTCATGCCGGGCGTGCCCGACCTGACCGAGTTCCCGCACAAGAAGTTCGGCCGCATCCACAGCGCGCTGTGGCGCAATCCGTCGCCGGACCTGCTGACCTATTCGTATGGCGGCGGCCTGCCCGCGCTGCGCGAGGCCCTGGCGCAGCATCTGGCGCTGACGCGCTCGATCGACTGCGACCCCGAGCAGATCATCATCACCGAAGGCTCCCACCAGGCCATCGACCTGACCACCCGCATCCTGGGCGAGGCGGGCGAGACCGCGTGGGTCGAAGACCCCGGTTACTGGGGCGCGCGCACCATCCTGCAGGCCAACGGCCTGCGCACCGTGCACCTGCCGGTGGACGAAGAGGGCATGCGCCTGCCCGATACCCCCGGCACGCCGCCGCGCTTCATCTTCGTGACGCCGTCGCACCAGTACCCGCTGGGGCCCGTCATGTCGCTGACGCGCCGGCGCCAGTTGCTGGCGGTGGCGCGCCAGAGCGCAAGCTGGATCATCGAAGACGACTACGACAGCGAATTCCGCTTCTCGGGCCGGCCGATCGCCTCGCTGCTGGGCCTGGAGCCCGACGCCCCGGTGATCTACATGGGCACCTTCAGCAAGACGCTGTACCCGGGCCTGCGCGTGGGTTACCTGGTGCTGCCCAAGGCCCTGACGGCGGCGTTCCAGGCCGCGCACGCGGAGCTGTACCGGGAAGGGCACCTGATGACGCACGCGGCGCTGGCGACCTTCATTTCCGAAGGCCATTACGCGGCCCACATCCGCCGCATGCGCATGCTGTACGGGCGCCGCCGCGCCATGCTGGTCAACCTGATCGAACGGCGGCTGGGGTCGGACTGGCTGCACCGCGACGCCAGCATGGCTGGCCTGCACCTGGTGCTGACGCTGCCGCCGGACATGGACGACCTGCGCGTGGTGGAGGTGGCGCGCAGCAAGGGCGTGCTGACGCGGGCGCTGTCGCGCTACTACGTCAACGACGAGGGGCGGCGGCCGGGCCTGCTGCTGGGCTACGCCTGCGTCCCCGAGCACGACATCGCGCGCAAATTCGAGGTGCTGTTGGAAAGTCTGGCGGAAGTGGCGCGAAAGCCAGCGCTGGCCGCGGCGATGGGTGCGACCGGTGTCTGA
- a CDS encoding 4-aminobutyrate--2-oxoglutarate transaminase: protein MKNQDLNTRRSLATPRGVGVMCDFYAVRAENATLWDAEGKEYIDFAGGIAVLNTGHLHPKVKAAVAAQLDNFTHTAYQIVPYEGYISLAERINRLAPIDGLKKTAFFTTGVEAVENAVKIARSATGRSGVIAFSGSFHGRTMLGMALTGKVAPYKLSFGPMPGDIYHVPFPNATQSISVADSLKALDLLFKVDIDPKRVAAIIIEPVQGEGGFNITPPELMTALRKVCDEHGILLIADEVQTGFGRTGKLFAMEHHSVQADLITMAKSLGGGLPISGVVGRADVMDGPAAGGLGGTYAGNPLAVAAAHAVLDVIAEEKLCERATQLGDKLRAHLEGLRGKVPGIADVRGLGSMVALELNDAAGKPDAEAVKRVQQRAIEKGLILLSCGVYGNVLRFLYPLTIPDAQFARALDILSEALAA from the coding sequence ATGAAGAATCAGGATCTGAATACCCGCCGTTCCCTGGCCACGCCGCGCGGCGTTGGCGTCATGTGCGACTTCTATGCCGTGCGCGCGGAAAACGCCACGCTGTGGGACGCCGAGGGCAAGGAATACATCGATTTCGCGGGCGGCATCGCCGTCCTGAACACCGGCCACCTGCACCCGAAGGTCAAAGCCGCGGTCGCCGCGCAACTGGACAACTTCACGCACACGGCCTACCAGATCGTGCCGTATGAAGGCTACATCTCGCTGGCCGAGCGCATCAACCGCCTGGCCCCCATCGACGGCCTGAAGAAGACCGCCTTCTTCACGACCGGCGTCGAAGCCGTCGAAAACGCCGTCAAGATCGCCCGGTCGGCCACGGGCCGCTCCGGCGTCATCGCCTTCTCGGGCTCCTTCCATGGCCGCACGATGCTGGGCATGGCGCTGACCGGCAAGGTCGCCCCCTACAAGCTGTCGTTCGGTCCCATGCCCGGCGACATCTATCACGTGCCGTTCCCCAACGCCACGCAGTCCATCAGCGTGGCCGATTCGCTCAAGGCGCTGGACCTGCTGTTCAAGGTGGACATCGATCCCAAGCGCGTCGCGGCCATCATCATCGAGCCCGTGCAGGGCGAAGGCGGCTTCAACATCACGCCGCCCGAACTGATGACGGCGCTGCGCAAGGTCTGCGATGAACACGGCATCCTGCTGATCGCCGACGAAGTCCAGACGGGCTTTGGCCGCACCGGCAAGCTGTTCGCCATGGAACACCACAGCGTGCAGGCCGACCTCATCACCATGGCCAAGAGCCTGGGCGGCGGCCTGCCGATCTCCGGCGTGGTCGGCCGCGCCGACGTGATGGACGGCCCCGCCGCGGGCGGCCTGGGCGGCACCTACGCCGGCAACCCGCTGGCGGTCGCCGCCGCGCATGCCGTGCTGGACGTGATCGCCGAGGAAAAACTGTGCGAACGCGCCACCCAGCTGGGCGACAAGCTGCGCGCGCACCTGGAAGGCCTGCGTGGCAAGGTGCCCGGCATCGCCGACGTGCGCGGTCTGGGGTCGATGGTGGCGCTGGAACTGAACGACGCGGCCGGCAAGCCCGATGCCGAAGCGGTCAAGCGCGTGCAACAGCGCGCCATCGAGAAAGGCCTGATTTTGCTAAGCTGCGGTGTGTATGGGAACGTCCTGCGCTTCCTGTATCCCTTGACCATTCCCGACGCCCAGTTCGCACGCGCGCTGGACATCCTGTCCGAGGCGCTGGCCGCCTGA
- a CDS encoding magnesium and cobalt transport protein CorA, with protein MSIEEQPADAPKGEVVASIAYVNGRRDREVPIEQAGQYVSQRQGQSMLWIGLRNPHPDTLAKVARELGACDKNQEEMLEAHRRPKIIDYGNMILIVAATVEVEAERPIFGETQFLIGDGFLVTVRRGATAGHSPLRERLEASPDLLKRGSDYVASELLDWLVDRYVAAAVKIESVVEGAEQKLLIRGAKDADIRRLYRQRRDLLRIHTVVSPLAEICRRLARVEMSAVDEHARPYFGEVADRVLRVDELFNSLRESLAFAFEASLMIGQAAQNDTTRKLASWAAILAVPTAIAGIYGMNFEFMPELKSPWGYPITLGVIASVCSVLYWRFRKSGWL; from the coding sequence ATGTCTATTGAAGAGCAGCCCGCCGACGCGCCCAAGGGCGAAGTGGTGGCGTCGATCGCCTACGTGAACGGACGGCGTGACCGCGAAGTTCCCATCGAACAAGCCGGCCAGTACGTCAGCCAGCGGCAGGGGCAGAGCATGCTGTGGATCGGCCTGCGCAATCCCCATCCGGACACGCTGGCCAAGGTGGCGCGCGAGCTGGGCGCCTGTGACAAGAACCAGGAAGAAATGCTGGAAGCGCACCGGCGCCCGAAGATCATCGACTACGGCAACATGATCCTGATCGTCGCCGCCACGGTCGAGGTCGAGGCCGAGCGCCCCATCTTCGGCGAGACGCAGTTCCTCATCGGCGACGGCTTCCTGGTCACGGTGCGGCGCGGCGCGACCGCCGGCCACAGCCCCTTGCGCGAGCGCCTGGAGGCCTCGCCCGACCTGCTCAAGCGCGGCAGCGACTACGTGGCGTCCGAACTGCTGGACTGGCTGGTGGACCGCTATGTCGCGGCGGCGGTCAAGATCGAAAGCGTGGTCGAAGGCGCGGAGCAGAAGCTGCTGATCCGCGGCGCGAAGGACGCCGACATCCGCAGGCTGTACCGGCAGCGCCGGGACCTCCTGCGCATCCACACCGTCGTGTCGCCGCTGGCCGAGATCTGCCGCCGGCTGGCGCGCGTGGAGATGTCCGCCGTCGATGAACACGCGCGGCCTTATTTTGGCGAAGTGGCCGACCGCGTGCTGCGCGTGGACGAGCTGTTCAATTCGCTGCGCGAGTCGCTGGCCTTCGCATTCGAAGCCAGCCTGATGATCGGGCAGGCCGCGCAGAACGACACGACGCGCAAGCTGGCGTCCTGGGCCGCCATCCTGGCGGTGCCCACCGCCATCGCCGGCATCTACGGCATGAATTTCGAGTTCATGCCCGAACTGAAGTCGCCGTGGGGGTATCCCATCACGCTGGGCGTGATCGCGTCGGTATGCTCGGTGCTGTATTGGCGGTTCCGGAAATCCGGCTGGCTTTGA
- a CDS encoding DUF72 domain-containing protein produces MADFPRILTGTASWTDPTLLASRRFYPPEARSADARLRFYASRFSLAEVDSSFYALPTPENAYLWATRTPDDFVFNIKAFRLFTGHQTPLSALPGDIRRELADWPEPVLYHDQLPPDLRDELWRRYQLALEPLRLPGKLGAVHFQFPPWIRRDARGKARVADCARRMQEHLVSVEFRHRSWFDSPAATADTLAFERDLGVVHTVVDAPQGFDNTVPAVWESTHPDLTLLRLHGRNAATWNASGPASSGRFQYEYSEEELAELVARFTRLASQSAQAHAVFNTNFEDQGMRNAAAFASALRLPGV; encoded by the coding sequence ATGGCTGATTTCCCCCGCATCCTGACCGGCACCGCCTCCTGGACCGACCCCACCCTGCTGGCCTCGCGCCGCTTCTATCCCCCCGAGGCGCGCAGCGCCGACGCGCGGCTGCGCTTTTACGCGTCGCGCTTTTCGCTGGCGGAGGTCGATTCCAGCTTTTACGCGCTGCCCACGCCGGAAAACGCCTACCTGTGGGCCACCCGGACGCCGGACGACTTTGTCTTCAACATCAAGGCCTTCCGGCTGTTCACCGGCCACCAGACGCCGCTTTCGGCCCTGCCCGGCGACATCCGGCGCGAGCTGGCGGACTGGCCGGAGCCGGTGCTCTACCACGACCAACTGCCGCCCGACCTGCGTGACGAACTCTGGCGGCGCTACCAGCTCGCGCTGGAGCCGCTGCGGCTGCCGGGCAAGCTGGGCGCGGTGCATTTCCAGTTTCCGCCCTGGATCCGGCGCGATGCCCGCGGCAAGGCGCGCGTGGCGGACTGCGCGCGGCGCATGCAGGAGCATCTGGTCTCCGTGGAATTCCGGCACCGCAGCTGGTTCGACAGTCCCGCCGCCACCGCGGACACGCTGGCCTTCGAACGCGACCTGGGCGTGGTGCATACGGTCGTGGACGCACCGCAAGGCTTTGACAACACCGTGCCCGCCGTCTGGGAAAGCACGCATCCGGATCTGACGCTGCTGCGGCTGCACGGGCGCAACGCGGCGACCTGGAACGCGTCGGGTCCGGCGTCGTCGGGACGATTCCAGTACGAATACTCGGAAGAAGAGCTGGCCGAACTGGTGGCCCGGTTCACCCGGCTGGCGTCACAGTCGGCCCAGGCGCACGCCGTGTTCAACACCAACTTCGAAGACCAGGGCATGCGCAACGCCGCGGCCTTCGCGTCGGCGCTGCGGCTGCCAGGCGTGTAG
- a CDS encoding NAD-dependent succinate-semialdehyde dehydrogenase gives MTALTHPLSRPDLLRDACYIDGKWVGANGGASIPVDNPSTGKTIVSVPKLGRKETEQAIASAQAALPAWSAKTGKERAAILLKWAQLMMQNQQDLAAIMTSEQGKPVTEAAGEIAYAASFLEWFAEEAKRIDGDILQSPKAGQRLMALKQPIGVTAAITPWNFPAAMITRKVGPALAAGCTMVVKPAQQTPLTALALAVLAEEAGVPAGVFHVITGSSRDIGAALCESDVVRKLSFTGSTEVGRTLMEQCAPTIKKLSLELGGNAPFIVFDDADLDKAVDGILASKYRNAGQTCVCANRIYVQAGVYEEVAKRLVAKVNAMKVGDGFEDGVTQGPLIDRNAVEKVQEHIADATANGAKVIAGGKPHAKGGTFFEPTVVRDVTQSMRFASEETFGPVAPLFRFDAEDEVIGMANDTIFGLAAYFFTRDYARIWRVSEALEYGIVGINTGLISNEVGPFGGVKQSGLGREGSKYGIEEYLEIKYLCVDLGA, from the coding sequence ATGACAGCATTGACCCATCCCCTCTCGCGTCCCGACCTGCTGCGCGACGCCTGCTACATCGACGGCAAGTGGGTAGGCGCCAACGGCGGCGCATCCATTCCCGTGGACAACCCCTCCACCGGCAAGACCATCGTGTCGGTGCCCAAGCTGGGCCGCAAGGAAACCGAGCAGGCCATCGCCAGCGCCCAGGCCGCGCTGCCCGCCTGGAGCGCCAAGACCGGCAAGGAGCGCGCCGCGATCCTGCTGAAGTGGGCGCAGCTCATGATGCAAAACCAGCAGGACCTGGCCGCCATCATGACGTCCGAACAGGGCAAGCCCGTCACCGAAGCCGCGGGCGAAATCGCCTACGCCGCCTCGTTCCTGGAGTGGTTCGCCGAAGAAGCCAAGCGCATCGACGGCGACATCCTACAAAGCCCCAAGGCCGGCCAGCGCCTGATGGCGCTCAAGCAGCCCATCGGCGTCACCGCCGCGATCACGCCCTGGAACTTCCCCGCCGCCATGATCACCCGCAAGGTCGGCCCCGCGCTGGCCGCCGGCTGCACCATGGTGGTCAAGCCCGCGCAGCAGACGCCGCTGACCGCGCTGGCGCTGGCCGTGCTGGCCGAGGAAGCCGGCGTGCCGGCCGGCGTGTTCCACGTCATCACCGGCAGCTCGCGCGACATCGGCGCGGCCCTGTGCGAAAGCGACGTCGTGCGCAAGCTGAGCTTCACCGGCTCCACCGAAGTCGGCCGCACGCTGATGGAGCAATGCGCCCCCACCATCAAGAAGCTGTCGCTGGAACTGGGCGGCAACGCGCCCTTCATCGTGTTCGACGATGCCGACCTAGACAAGGCGGTCGACGGCATCCTCGCCTCGAAGTACCGCAACGCCGGCCAGACCTGCGTGTGCGCCAACCGCATCTACGTGCAGGCCGGCGTCTACGAAGAAGTCGCCAAGCGCCTGGTCGCCAAGGTCAACGCCATGAAGGTGGGCGACGGCTTTGAAGATGGCGTGACGCAGGGCCCGCTGATCGACCGCAACGCCGTGGAAAAGGTGCAGGAGCACATCGCCGACGCCACGGCCAACGGCGCCAAGGTCATCGCCGGCGGCAAGCCGCACGCCAAGGGCGGCACGTTCTTCGAACCCACCGTCGTGCGCGACGTGACCCAGTCCATGCGCTTTGCCAGCGAAGAGACCTTCGGCCCGGTGGCGCCGCTGTTCCGCTTTGACGCCGAAGACGAAGTCATCGGCATGGCCAACGACACCATCTTCGGCCTGGCCGCCTACTTCTTCACCCGCGACTACGCCCGCATCTGGCGCGTGTCCGAGGCGCTGGAATATGGCATCGTCGGCATCAACACCGGCCTCATCTCCAACGAGGTCGGGCCCTTCGGCGGCGTGAAGCAATCGGGCCTGGGCCGCGAAGGCTCCAAGTACGGCATCGAAGAGTACCTGGAGATCAAGTACCTCTGCGTCGACCTGGGCGCATGA